The Syngnathus scovelli strain Florida chromosome 18, RoL_Ssco_1.2, whole genome shotgun sequence genome contains a region encoding:
- the ipo4 gene encoding importin-4: protein MVTMTEELEQILLRMTQPDNAVIQQATIQLKQVFKDPAIIPALCAVMRGSQNPQVRQSAAVMLRLRVKKQWRKISPPDRESLKAVVLQAFMQETEHQVQHSLSQLCAMMVKHETPESWPALLQLLNQATKSANPHDRQVGLLLLNKVIESNPEPFHPHYNQLLQLFSTVLQDHTNPTALYYCILSLTAMTVYTGTQHMNQMRAIIPSLIVALKHLIKADESQAGEAMEVFNELMESEVSIIVPHVADMVGFLLEVGGDSTLTDSLRVKALSCVAFLIKLKSKTVLKQKLLLPILQAIFPILTAEPPPGEHDPEDDEDDDGDGTDNDNPKHCAAQVIDTMALHMPPEKLFHELMPLTQTCLTSDKAYQRKGGLMCLAVLAEGCADHIRNKMLSSVLQTVCQSLSDSNQVVRSAALFALGQFSEHLQPEVSKHCEELMPLLLGYLSSLNQTKVGHVTKAFYALENFMENLGADIEPYLPTLMDTMLSALNSTDSLKIKELTVSAIGAIANAAKELLVPYFPPVIESLKAFLTTTTEEMRSLQTQSLDTLSVLARTIGKEVFSPLAAECVQLGLKLTDSIDDPDLRRCTYSLYSSVSTVSPDCLTPHLTPITTIMLLALKSNEGITAHLDEVALLDDDEDDKGAKDSEEIADDEPDMDVHDAAAFSVENAYIDEKEDACDALGEIAYNTGAVFQPFLESSFQQVLEMRDYPHEDVRRAAFGAMGQFCRAQHKVWIENPTDVNHQALLKMLDVVIPSFLEAVRTEPERQVVMGILETMNSVIKSCKEEVFKNPTRLKEISTVIRDVLKKKTACQDSDEADDDDQEAEYDAMLQEFAGEGIPLLAASVPADSCAPVIFDLLPLILSKTKSSCTEAEKSFSLGTLGEILQALIHSSGGRELAGQLSSRLFPVLVAGVKESDAEVRSNSVFGLGCLAQAAGPLVASNYPTMLGVFSNLLSKEADPRVIDNLCAALCRMILSNVDAIPLEQVVPVLVARLPLKEDLEENKTVFSCLAMLYSHSPALIVKLMKPIVDSSCHVLSNKEVDKETQKILATLLKQFTKQHLADFQAAVNSLPGDEQAKISAVISMA, encoded by the exons ATGGTGACAATGACAGAAGAACTTGAGCAAATCCTCCTGCGAATGACACAGCCTGACAATGCCGTCATCCAGCAG GCCACCATCCAACTGAAGCAGGTTTTCAAAGACCCAGCCATCATCCCTGCCCTTTGTGCTGTCATGAGAGGCTCCCAAAATCCTCAG GTCCGTCAGTCCGCTGCAGTGATGCTCCGGCTAAGGGTGAAGAAACAATGGAGAAAGATAAGCCCGCCTGACAGAGAAAG CCTCAAGGCGGTGGTGCTGCAGGCATTCATGCAGGAAACGGA ACACCAAGTGCAGCACTCGCTCTCCCAGTTGTGCGCCATGATGGTCAAACATGAGACTCCCGAAAGCTGGCCTGCCCTGCTGCAGCTCCTCAATCAAGCAACCAAGAGTGCCAACCCACATGACAGACAG GTTGGACTGCTGCTTCTGAACAAGGTGATCGAGTCCAACCCGGAGCCTTTCCATCCTCACTATAACCAGCTTCTGCAGCTCTTTAGCACCGTGTTACAGGACCACACCAACCCGACAGCCTTGTATTACTGTATCCTCAGCCTTACTGCCATGACAGTTTACACTGGCACCCAACATATG AACCAGATGCGCGCCATCATCCCAAGTCTGATTGTTGCTCTGAAACACCTTATTAAGGCAGACGAG AGCCAAGCTGGTGAGGCAATGGAGGTATTCAATGAGCTGATGGAGAGCGAGGTGTCCATCATCGTACCTCACGTTGCAGACATGGTTGGCTTCTTGTTGGAG GTGGGCGGCGACAGCACGCTGACTGACTCGCTTCGTGTCAAAGCCCTCTCTTGCGTTGCCTTTCTCATCAAGTTAAAGAGCAAA ACGGTGCTGAAGCAGAAGCTGCTGCTCCCCATACTGCAAGCCATCTTCCCCATTTTGACAGCAGAGCCTCCCCCCGGTGAGCACGACCCggaggatgacgaagatgacgacggAGATGGCACAGACAATGACAATCCCAAACATTGTGCTGCTCAG GTCATTGACACCATGGCACTCCATATGCCCCCGGAGAAACTCTTCCATGAACTG ATGCCACTGACTCAGACCTGCCTGACCAGTGATAAGGCCTACCAGAGGAAAGGGGGCCTCATGTGTCTGGCTGTGCTAGCTGAAGGATGTGCAGATCATATCCGCAACAA GATGCTGTCATCGGTGCTGCAGACGGTCTGCCAGAGTCTTTCGGATTCCAATCAGGTGGTGCGCAGCGCCGCTCTCTTTGCGCTGGGACAGTTCTCGGAACATTTACAG CCTGAAGTTAGTAAACATTGTGAGGAACTGATGCCTTTGCTCCTCGGCTATCTTTCATCTTTAAACCAGACCAAGGTTGGCCACGTCACTAAGGCCTTTTATGCGCTGGAGAATTTCATGGAGAACTTAG GAGCAGATATTGAGCCCTACCTTCCCACCCTGATGGACACCATGTTGTCGGCCCTCAACAGCACCGACAGCCTGAAAATCAAAGAGCTTACTGTATCTGCCATCGGCGCCATTG CCAATGCTGCcaaggagctgctggttccttaCTTCCCCCCGGTCATTGAAAGCCTAAAGGCTTTTCTCACAACCACCACCGAGGAAATGAGGTCGCTGCAAACTCAGTCTTTAG acACGCTGTCCGTGCTGGCTCGAACCATCGGCAAAGAGGTCTTCAGTCCTCTCGCTGCTGAATGTGTTCAACTGGGTCTCAAACTCACCGACTCCATAGATGACCCTGACCTAAGACGCTGCAC gtACAGTCTTTATTCTTCAGTGTCCACAGTCAGCCCGGACTGCCTGACTCCTCATCTTACTCCGATCACAACAATCATGCTACTTGCCCTCAAGTCCAATGAGGGCATCACG GCGCACCTGGACGAGGTTGCCCTGCTGGATGACGATGAGGACGACAAGGGAGCAAAGGATTCGGAAGAGATTGCGGACGACGAGCCCGATATGGATGTCCACGATGCCGCAGC ATTCAGCGTGGAGAACGCCTACATTGACGAAAAGGAGGATGCCTGCGACGCACTGGGGGAGATTGCCTACAACACTGG tgcTGTTTTCCAGCCCTTCTTAGAGTCCAGCTTCCAgcaggttttggaaatgagagaT TACCCACACGAGGATGTCCGCAGGGCAGCATTTGGAGCAATGGGCCAATTTTGTCGGGCACAGCACAAGGTTTGGATCGAGAATCCCACCGACGTCAATCACCAAG CCTTGTTGAAGATGTTGGATGTGGTGATTCCCAGCTTtctggaggccgtgcgcaccgaGCCCGAGCGCCAAGTTGTGATGGGTATCCTAGAAACTATGAACAGTGTCATAAAGTCCTGCAAGGAGGAGGTTTTCAAGAACCCCACTCGCCTCAAGGAGATCAGCACCGTCATCCGTGACGTTTTGAAGAAGAAG ACTGCATGTCAGGACAGCGATGAAGCCGATGATGACGACCAAGAG GCAGAGTACGATGCCATGCTCCAAGAGTTTGCAGGTGAAGGGATCCCCCTCCTGGCCGCTTCGGTGCCTGCCGACAGCTGTGCTCCTGTCATCTTTGACCTGCTGCCTCTCATCTTGAGCAAAACT AAATCATCATGCACCGAGGCAGAGAAGTCCTTTTCTCTGGGTACCCTTGGAGAAATTCTGCAGGCTCTCATCCACTCGTCTGGAGGTCGGGAACTGGCGGGCCAACTGTCCAGTCGTCTCTTTCCAGTCTTGGTGGCCGGAGTGAAAGAGAGTGACGCGGAGGTCCGCAGCAACAGTGTCTTTGGACTGGGATGTCTCGCCCAGGCTGCTGGGCCCCTCGTCGCCTC AAATTATCCCACCATGCTGGGCGTCTTTTCCAACTTGCTGTCTAAAGAGGCCGACCCCAGAGTGATTGACAACTTGTGCGCGGCACTCTGCAGGATGATTTTAAGTAACGTGGATGCCATCCCATTGGAGCAG GTTGTCCCAGTTCTGGTTGCCCGTCTTCCTCTCAAAGAGGACTTGGAGGAGAACAAGACTGTGTTCAGCTGTCTGGCCATGCTCTACTCGCACAGTCCTGCTCTG ATTGTGAAGCTAATGAAGCCCATAGTTGATTCATCTTGTCACGTACTCAGCAACAAGGAAGTGGATAAAG AAACACAGAAAATTCTGGCCACGTTGTTGAAACAATTCACTAAGCAGCACTTGGCAGACTTCCAAGCGGCCGTGAACTCGCTTCCCGGAGACGAGCAGGCTAAGATCAGCGCTGTCATCAGCATGGCGTGA
- the tm9sf1 gene encoding transmembrane 9 superfamily member 1 gives MRCGRGHLSGGQRNTMIQPHVLLLCFLSAGALGYKQGDNVTMYVNKVGPYHNPQETYHFYTLPVCRPEKVHHKSLSLGEVLDGDRMAESMYQIRFRENVEKKTLCQLTLSEKQVDQLREAIEELYYFEFVLDDIPLWGFVGYIEESGFLPHSHKVGLWTHLDFNIEYNGNSVIFANVSVKDVKPVPLEDGAGAAVGGVGVGGGSLTISHTYSVRWFESPLPHARRAERLRDYSFFPKTLEIHWLSIINSLVLVVLLLGFVIIILMRVLKNDFARYNVEEDAACDDLDQGDNGWKIIHTDVFRFPPYKSLLCAVLGVGAQFLTLATGIIVMALLGMFNVHHHGAINSAAIVLYALTSCVSGYISCSFYTQINGKRWVWNIILTSSLFSAPLFLTWSVVNSVHWWSGSTQALPASTVLLLLGAWVLVGFPLTVIGGIVGKNRAGSFQAPCRTRNIARQIPQQPWYKHAAVHMAIGGFLPFSAISVELYYIFATVWGREPYTLYGVLLCVFAILLSVGACISVALTYFLLSGEDYRWWWRSVLSTGSTGLFIFVYSVFYYKNRSSMSGLVQSMEFFGYSLLTALVFSLMLGSVSFWASLTFIRYIYRSLKMD, from the exons ATGCGCTGTGGAAGAGGACACCTGTCAGGCGGCCAGCGGAATACAATGATCCAGCCTCACGTCTTGCTCCTGTGCTTCCTGTCAGCCGGGGCACTCGGCTACAAGCAGGGGGACAATGTGACCATGTACGTCAACAAAGTGGGTCCTTACCATAACCCTCAGGAGACGTATCACTTCTACACCTTGCCTGTTTGCCGGCCAGAGAAG GTGCATCACAAGTCTCTTAGTTTGGGAGAAGTGCTGGATGGTGACAGAATGGCAGAATCAATGTATCAAATTCGCTTTCGAGAAAATGTTGAGAAGAAAACTCTTTGCCAGCTCACGCTTTCAGAgaaacag GTGGACCAGCTCCGCGAGGCCATTGAGGAGCTGTACTACTTTGAATTTGTCCTGGATGACATTCCACTTTGGGGGTTTGTTGGATACATAGAGGAGAGTGGCTTCCTGCCTCACAGCCACAAA GTGGGCCTGTGGACTCACCTGGACTTCAACATTGAGTACAACGGCAACTCGGTGATCTTTGCCAATGTCTCCGTGAAGGATGTCAAACCTGTCCCCTTGGAGGACGGTGCCGGAGCAGCCGTGGGTGGCGTCGGGGTCGGCGGAGGAAGTCTGACCATCTCGCACACGTACAGCGTGCGCTGGTTCGAGTCCCCCCTGCCTCACGCTCGTCGAGCGGAGCGCCTTCGCGACTATTCCTTCTTCCCCAAAACATTAGAGATCCACTGGCTGTCCATCATCAACTCGCTGGTGctggtggtgctgctgctgggcTTTGTCATCATTATTCTCATGCGGGTCCTTAAGAATGACTTTGCCAG GTACAATGTGGAGGAGGACGCGGCTTGCGATGACCTGGACCAAGGAGACAACGGTTGGAAGATCATCCACACTGACGTCTTTCGCTTCCCACCTTACAAAAGCCTGCTGTGTGCCGTGTTAGGCGTGGGGGCCCAGTTCCTTACCCTGGCCACAG GAATCATCGTCATGGCGCTCTTGGGAATGTTCAACGTGCATCACCACGGTGCCATTAACTCTGCGGCCATCGTTTTGTACGCTCTGACCAGCTGTGTGTCGGGTTACATCTCCTGCAGCTTTTACACGCAAATCAACGGCAAGCGTTGGGTGTGGAACATCATCTTGACCTCCAGCCTCTTTTCCG CTCCTCTGTTCCTAACGTGGAGCGTGGTCAACTCGGTCCACTGGTGGAGCGGCTCGACGCAAGCCTTGCCGGCCAGCACCGTGCTGCTCCTGCTGGGCGCCTGGGTGTTGGTGGGCTTCCCGCTCACCGTGATCGGCGGCATCGTGGGCAAGAACCGAGCGGGGAGCTTCCAAGCCCCCTGCCGCACTCGCAACATCGCCCGGCAGATCCCGCAGCAGCCCTGGTACAAGCACGCTGCCGTGCACATGGCCATTGGTGGCTTTTTGCCATTCAG TGCCATCTCAGTGGAGCTTTACTACATCTTCGCCACAGTGTGGGGCAGGGAACCCTACACGCTGTACGGCGTTCTGCTGTGCGTCTTTGCCATCCTCCTCTCTGTGGGCGCCTGCATCTCGGTAGCCCTCACCTACTTCCTGCTGTCGGGCGAAGACTACCGCTGGTGGTGGCGGAGCGTGCTAAGCACGGGCTCCACCGGCCTCTTCATTTTTGTTTACTCCGTGTTCTACTACAAGAACAGGTCCTCCATGAGTGGCCTTGTGCAGAGCATGGAGTTTTTTGGCTACTCTCTGCTCACAGCGCTGGTCTTCTCACTGATGCTGGGCAGCGTGTCCTTCTGGGCCTCGCTGACTTTTATTCGCTACATCTACCGCAGTCTTAAGATGGACTAG
- the psme1 gene encoding proteasome activator complex subunit 1 yields MAAMDVCIESKQQVDDFFKKLTKEAEEIVSTFFPQMIEALQVLLKTFFSGDARASLKAPLDIPIPDPVKEEAKRKKKEEEEKDKTAKKDKKEEEEEDSGPNCGPICCNERVETLLKEVKPQIQTLKEKINTVTMWIQLQIPKIEDGDNFGVAVQEKVFEMLTSSRTKVEGFQTQISKYYSERGDAVAKASKTPHVGDYRELVHELDDTQYFELRLMVLDMCATYAALYDIISKNYAKIKRPRGNCKALIY; encoded by the exons ATGGCCGCTATGGATGTCTGTATTGAGTCGAAGCAGCAG GTGGATGACTTCTTCAAGAAACTCACCAAGGAG GCAGAAGAGATCGTCTCAACATTTTTCCCTCAGATGATCGAAGCGCTGCAGGTGCTCCTGAAG ACCTTTTTCAGTGGTGATGCCCGGGCATCCCTAAAGGCACCGCTGGATATCCCCATCCCGGATCCTGTGAAGGAGGAGGCCAAAcgcaagaagaaggaggaggaagaaaaagaT AAAACAGCAAAGAAAgacaagaaggaggaggaggaggaggattcaG GGCCTAATTGTGGTCCTATCTGCTGCAATGAACGAGTGGAGACGCTCCTGAAAGAGGTCAAGCCTCAGATCCAGACACTAAAGGAGAAGATCAACACG gtGACCATGTGGATACAACTTCAAATCCCCAAAATTGAAGACGGTGACAACTTTGGAGTTGCAGTGCAG GAAAAAGTGTTTGAGATGTTGACAAGCTCACGCACCAAGGTGGAGGGATTTCAGACTCAGATTTCAAA GTATTACAGCGAGAGAGGGGATGCAGTCGCCAAAGCGTCTAAAACGCCCCATGTG GGTGACTACCGGGAGTTGGTTCACGAGTTGGACGATACTCAGTACTTCGAGCTCCGTCTAATGGTCTTGGACATGTGTGCCACATAT GCCGCACTGTACGACATTATCAGCAAGAACTACGCCAAGATTAAGAGGCCCCGAGGAAACTGCAAAGCTCTTATCTACTGA
- the fen1 gene encoding flap endonuclease 1: protein MGIHGLAKLIADLAPRAIREQDIKNYFGRKIAIDASMCIYQFLIAVRQDGNVLQNEDGETTSHLMGMFYRTIRMLEHGIKPVYVFDGKPPQLKSGELEKRVERRAEAEKMLAQAQELGEQENIDKLTKRLVKVTKQHNDECKKLLSLMGVPYIEAPCEAEASCAALVKAGKVFATATEDMDGLTFGTNVLLRHLTASEAKKLPVQEFSFSRILEDINLTTEQFIDLCILLGCDYCGTIKGIGPKRAIDLIKQHGSIEEILKNIDSNKHPAPEDWLYKEARELFLKPQVVDCSQVELKWSEPDEDGLLHFMCEEKQFSEDRIRNGCKKIAKSRQGSTQGRLDSFFSVTGSLSSKRKEPEVKGSAKKKMKTGATPGKFKKGK, encoded by the exons ATGGGTATACATGGACTTGCCAAGCTCATTGCTGACCTGGCTCCGAGGGCCATAAGAGAGCAAGACATCAAGAACTACTTTG GCCGAAAAATTGCTATAGATGCTTCCATGTGCATCTACCAGTTCCTGATTGCTGTGCGACAGGATGGCAACGTACTGCAGAATGAGGATGGGGAGACAACTAG CCACCTGATGGGAATGTTCTACAGGACCATCCGCATGTTGGAACATGGCATTAAGCCCGTTTATGTGTTTGATGGCAAGCCCCCGCAGCTCAAGTCCGGAGAG CTGGAAAAGAGAGTGGAGAGAAGAGCAGAAGCTGAGAAAATGCTTGCACAAGCCCAGGAACTTG GGGAACAAGAAAACATCGACAAACTCACAAAGCGCCTGGTCAAAGTCaccaagcaacacaatgatgagTGTAAGAAGCTGCTGTCCCTCATGGGAGTTCCTTACATTGAG GCGCCGTGTGAGGCGGAGGCCAGCTGTGCCGCTCTGGTCAAAGCAGGGAAGGTCTTTGCCACAGCCACGGAGGATATGGACGGCTTGACATTCGGAACCAACGTCCTGCTAAGACACCTCACAGCCAGCGAAGCAAA gaaGCTTCCAGTCCAAGAGTTCTCCTTCAGTCGCATTCTTGAGGACATAAACTTGACCACTGAACAG TTCATAGACTTGTGCATTCTGCTGGGATGCGACTACTGCGGCACCATCAAGGGGATCGGTCCCAAGCGAGCCATCGACCTGATCAAGCAGCACGGCAGCATCGAGGAGATCCTCAAAAACATTGACTCAAAT AAGCACCCGGCTCCAGAGGACTGGTTATACAAGGAGGCCAGAGAGCTGTTTCTGAAACCCCAAGTGGTGGATTGTTCCCAAGTGGAGCTGAAGTGGAGCGAGCCGGACGAGGACGGGCTCCTGCATTTCATGTGTGAAGAAAAACAGTTCAG CGAGGACAGGATCCGCAACGGCTGTAAGAAGATTGCAAAGAGTCGCCAGGGGAGCACGCAGGGACGACTAGACTCCTTCTTCTCCGTCACTGGCTCGCTGTCGTCCAAACGGAAG GAGCCTGAAGTCAAAGGCTCTGCGAAAAAGAAGATGAAGACTGGAGCCACACCAGGAAAAttcaaaaaaggaaaatga
- the pck2 gene encoding phosphoenolpyruvate carboxykinase [GTP], mitochondrial, translating to MSCLFLGVIRRKGAVGGSLGLRSLASIPSLPPEVAEFVKSAADECKPSGVHVVTGTPEETAHILAGLEKEGMVKRLPKYDNCWLARTDPKDVARVESKTVIVTKNQRDTIPIPAGGAKSQLGSWMSQSDWQRARQERFPGCMAGRTMYVIPFSMGPVGSSLAKYGVQVTDSPYVVASMGIMTRMGTPVLKKLAEGVDFVRCQHSLGRPLPLTAPLVNAWPCNPDKVLISHLPDSRQILSYGSGYGGNSLLGKKCFALRIASRIAKDEGWLAEHMLILGITNPQGVKRYVAAAFPSACGKTNLAMMKPSLPGWKVECVGDDIAWMKFDAQGKLRAINPENGFFGVAPGTSDKTNPYAMSTIAKNTMFTNVGETSDGGVWWEGLAPPAAGVTLTDWHGKTWKQGSGTPCAHPNSRFCAPAAQCPIIDPQWESEEGVPIDAIIFGGRRPQGVPLVYETFNWQHGVFVGAAMRSEATAAAEHQGKVIMHDPFAMRPFFGYNFGDYLAHWLSMETRKAPTHLPKIFHVNWFRKDPASGAFLWPGFGENSRVLEWIFKRCGRERHDEGAKKSAVGWLPEDGAVNTEGLGANVDMGALFDLPKHFWQNETKELRAYFSQQVGADLPAQVEAELKALEDRVHAQ from the exons ATGTCTTGCCTATTCCTGGGAGTTATACGAAG AAAAGGGGCTGTCGGTGGCAGTCTGGGACTTCGGTCCCTGGCCTCCATCCCTTCGCTGCCTCCTGAGGTGGCGGAGTTTGTGAAGAGCGCGGCGGACGAGTGCAAGCCCAGCGGGGTGCATGTGGTGACGGGCACGCCGGAGGAGACGGCTCACATCTTGGCAGGCCTGGAAAAAGAAGGCATGGTCAAGAGACTCCCCAAATATGACAATTG CTGGCTGGCACGCACGGACCCAAAAGACGTGGCTCGGGTGGAGAGCAAGACGGTGATTGTGACCAAGAACCAGAGAGACACCATCCCCATCCCTGCTGGAGGAGCCAAGAGCCAACTGGGCAGCTGGATGAGCCAATCCGACTGGCAGAGAGCGAGACAGGAGCGTTTCCCAGGATGCATGGCAG gtcgcACCATGTATGTTATTCCTTTCAGTATGGGTCCAGTGGGTTCCAGTCTTGCAAAATATGGTGTCCAG GTGACGGACTCGCCGTACGTGGTGGCCAGTATGGGCATCATGACCCGCATGGGCACGCCTGTTCTGAAGAAGCTGGCCGAGGGAGTGGACTTTGTCCGTTGTCAGCACTCTTTAGGGCGGCCTCTTCCACTAAcag CTCCACTGGTCAACGCGTGGCCCTGCAACCCAGACAAGGTGCTGATCTCTCATTTGCCAGACAGCAGACAGATTTTGTCTTATGGCAGCGGCTACGGAGGAAACTCCCTCCTGGGGAAGAAGTGCTTTGCCCTCCGTATCGCCTCACGAATCGCCAAGGATGAAGGATGGTTGGCAGAGCACATGCTG ATCCTGGGCATCACCAATCCTCAAGGAGTGAAGCGTTATGTGGCAGCGGCGTTCCCAAGCGCCTGCGGTAAAACCAACTTGGCCATGATGAAACCGTCATTGCCAGGCTGGAAGGTGGAATGCGTGGGCGACGACATCGCCTGGATGAAGTTCGACGCCCAAG GAAAGCTGAGAGCCATCAACCCCGAGAACGGCTTTTTCGGCGTGGCTCCGGGAACCTCCGATAAGACCAACCCTTACGCAATGAGCACCATCGCCAAAAACACCATGTTTACCAACGTTGGCGAGACCAGCGACGGAGGCGTATGGTGGGAGGGTCTGGCCCCCCCCGCGGCTGGTGTCACGCTGACGGATTGGCATGGAAAAACCTGGAAGCAAG GAAGCGGCACACCTTGCGCCCATCCCAATTCCCGCTTCTGTGCGCCGGCAGCTCAGTGCCCCATCATTGACCCTCAATGGGAGAGCGAAGAGGGCGTTCCTATCGATGCCATCATCTTCGGCGGTCGGAGGCCGCAAG GAGTTCCTCTGGTTTATGAGACTTTCAACTGGCAACACGGCGTGTTTGTTGGGGCTGCAATGAGGTCTGAGGCCACAGCAGCTGCTGAGCATCAAG GAAAGGTGATCATGCACGACCCCTTTGCCATGCGGCCATTCTTCGGCTACAACTTCGGGGACTACCTGGCTCACTGGCTGAGCATGGAGACACGAAAGGCCCCGACTCACCTGCCCAAGATCTTCCACGTCAACTGGTTCCGGAAGGACCCCGCCAGCGGCGCGTTCCTCTGGCCAGGCTTCGGTGAAAATTCCCGCGTGCTGGAGTGGATCTTCAAGCGCTGCGGTCGCGAGCGCCACGACGAGGGCGCCAAGAAGAGCGCCGTAGGTTGGTTGCCGGAGGACGGCGCCGTCAACACCGAGGGCTTGGGCGCCAACGTAGATATGGGCGCCCTTTTCGACCTGCCCAAGCACTTCTGGCAGAACGAGACCAAGGAGCTGAGAGCGTACTTCAGCCAGCAGGTGGGTGCTGACCTGCCTGCTCAGGTGGAGGCTGAGTTGAAGGCTCTGGAGGACAGGGTTCATGCCCAATAA
- the nanog gene encoding homeobox protein NANOG, with protein MADWKTQINYNYNASYHAYAYGLMYQSGHDQNHLHVTGWSEGGPSDFNNYTPGMTQVYYAAAAAAARTRAESPPHSPEQRVANGHCHYQTSGLVYLDECQAGRLQAAGTPRADYETPAEESRKAVSDSTSDSEAHASPDSWSFSSGRESGLPQADPGAWVEKDPGIDPNSRSPDAGDHVSSSLIEELPSCNDMGNHNALTFSLQAPLLAPNKLSTNAGTPKGKVRVSFSESQMNALVQRFSVQRYLTPAEMKNLAELTGLTYKQVKTWFQNRRMKLRRHQKDNNWVSERYTTTTTPATSKSHSQAVMNHAPLYQAESQRPPLKEHYNQTMMEPAFKKTSPPNLAFYLARMGNSAASAPYSTWSAGAPQAAMAARSQAVGWSVPPGVNQYDYYPPGAFHSTEPDTSLGGKDAESVSGHNTQNLVVVHDMGQ; from the exons atGGCAGACTGGAAGACGCAGATCAACTACAACTACAACGCGTCCTACCATGCCTACGCTTACGGCCTGATGTATCAATCCGGACACGACCAGAACCACCTCCACGTTACCGGCTGGAGCGAAGGGGGGCCATCCGATTTTAATAACTACACACCTGGGATGACGCAGGTCTACTACGCCGCCGCAGCCGCGGCCGCCAGGACCCGTGCAGAGTCTCCGCCTCATAGTCCGGAGCAGCGCGTTGCCAACGGTCATTGCCATTACCAGACCTCCGGTCTCGTCTACCTCGACGAGTGTCAAGCTGGTCGCCTGCAGGCGGCTGGAACGCCCCGAGCCGACTACGAGACGCCCGCTGAAGAAAGCAGAAAGGCCGTCAGCGATTCCACAAGCGACTCGGAGGCTCACGCCTCTCCTG ATTCATGGAGTTTTAGCAGTGGCCGAGAAAGTGGTCTTCCACAGGCAGACCCCGGCGCTTGGGTGGAGAAAGATCCCGGCATTGATCCAAACAGCAGGAGCCCTGACGCAGGAGACCATGTTTCAAGCTCCCTTATAGAAGAGCTGCCCTCCTGCAATGACATGGGCAATCACAATGCTCTGACTTTCTCCCTACAAGCGCCCTTACTGGCCCCAAACAAACTAAGCACTAACGCTGGGACCCCTAAAGGAAAGGTGCGCGTTTCCTTCTCCGAAAGCCAGATGAACGCTCTCGTCCAGCGTTTCAGTGTGCAGCGATACCTCACCCCGGCCGAGATGAAGAACTTAGCTGAACTCACGGGGCTTACCTACAAACAG GTGAAGACCTGGTTTCAAAATCGAAGGATGAAGCTTAGGAGACACCAGAAAGACAACAATTGGGTGTCAGAACgctacaccaccaccaccaccccggCCACCAGCAAGAGTCACAGCCAAGCTGTAATGAACCACGCTCCCCTT TATCAAGCAGAAAGCCAAAGACCACCACTTAAGGAGCACTACAACCAGACCATGATGGAGCCAGCCTTCAAGAAAACATCTCCACCCAACCTGGCCTTCTATCTTGCTCGGATGGGGAATAGCGCCGCATCTGCTCCTTATTCCACATGGTCGGCCGGCGCACCTCAAGCTGCGATGGCCGCTAGGTCCCAGGCGGTTGGCTGGTCTGTGCCTCCAGGCGTCAACCAGTATGACTACTACCCGCCGGGTGCGTTCCATTCGACCGAGCCAGACACCAGCTTGGGTGGCAAAGATGCAGAGTCCGTCAGCGGCCATAACACACAAAATCTAGTCGTTGTACATGACATGGGCCAGTAG